The following proteins come from a genomic window of Acidobacteriota bacterium:
- a CDS encoding DUF4910 domain-containing protein, which translates to MMDLAAELYPIPRSLTGDGVRATLERIASRIPLEVHELPTGTPVLDWTVPREWNPREAWIRDPSGRRVVDFAGHNLHLVGYSVPVHRRLSLNELRPRLHSLPEQPDLIPYRTSYYEETWGFCLPHRLLESLPDGDYEVFIDASLGDGSMTWGECLLPGSTAEEVVISSHVCHPQLANDNLSGIAVATHLAEALAAVPERRYSYRFLFAPGTIGAIAWLARNREGLDTFRHGLIAANLGDAGAFHYKKSRRGDAGIDRAVAAALSGLGQELVTEDFFPFGYDERQYCSPGFDLPVGVLTRTPWGQYPEYHTSADDLSFIRAGALAGALAAYLATAAVLEERPGAPASPPAAAEGGQKGAVHTGSVARSEQTRSQRPANDRRYRNLEPFGEPQLGRRGLYGGLGGAGRKEREMAMLWVLNQSDGQHSLGDVAARSGLPFDLIREAADALSEAGLLEEL; encoded by the coding sequence ATGATGGACCTTGCCGCCGAGCTCTACCCCATCCCTCGCAGTCTGACCGGCGACGGCGTCCGCGCGACGCTGGAACGGATAGCCAGCCGAATCCCCCTGGAAGTCCACGAACTACCCACCGGCACCCCGGTTCTCGACTGGACCGTGCCGCGGGAGTGGAACCCGCGCGAGGCCTGGATCCGCGACCCCTCGGGCCGCCGCGTCGTCGACTTCGCCGGCCACAACCTCCACCTAGTCGGCTACAGCGTCCCGGTCCACCGCCGCCTTTCCCTGAACGAGCTGCGTCCGCGTCTGCACAGCCTGCCGGAGCAGCCGGACCTGATTCCTTACCGCACGTCCTACTACGAGGAAACCTGGGGCTTCTGCCTGCCCCACCGACTGCTCGAATCGTTGCCGGATGGCGACTACGAGGTGTTCATCGACGCCTCGCTCGGAGACGGCTCGATGACCTGGGGTGAGTGCCTTCTGCCGGGGTCGACCGCCGAAGAGGTCGTCATCTCGAGCCACGTCTGCCATCCCCAACTCGCCAATGACAACCTCTCGGGGATCGCGGTCGCGACCCACCTCGCCGAAGCGCTGGCCGCCGTGCCCGAGCGCCGCTACAGCTACCGCTTCCTGTTCGCCCCCGGCACGATCGGCGCGATCGCCTGGCTGGCGCGGAACCGGGAGGGTCTGGACACCTTCCGCCACGGCCTGATCGCCGCAAACCTCGGCGACGCGGGCGCCTTCCACTACAAGAAGAGCCGCCGCGGCGACGCCGGGATCGACCGCGCCGTCGCCGCCGCCCTCTCCGGCCTGGGACAGGAACTCGTCACGGAGGACTTCTTCCCCTTCGGCTACGACGAACGCCAGTACTGCTCCCCCGGCTTCGACCTGCCGGTCGGCGTCCTGACACGCACCCCCTGGGGCCAGTATCCCGAGTACCACACCTCGGCGGACGACCTGTCCTTCATTCGTGCCGGTGCGCTGGCCGGTGCGCTTGCCGCCTACCTGGCGACGGCTGCCGTGCTTGAGGAAAGACCGGGTGCGCCGGCGTCTCCGCCGGCTGCCGCCGAAGGCGGCCAGAAGGGCGCGGTCCACACCGGCTCGGTCGCCCGATCAGAGCAGACGCGGTCCCAGCGCCCGGCCAACGACCGCCGCTACCGAAACCTGGAGCCCTTCGGCGAACCCCAGCTCGGCCGCCGCGGACTCTACGGCGGCCTTGGAGGCGCCGGGCGCAAGGAACGGGAGATGGCCATGCTGTGGGTGCTCAACCAGAGCGACGGCCAACACTCGCTGGGCGACGTGGCGGCACGTTCGGGCCTGCCCTTCGACCTGATCCGGGAGGCCGCGGACGCCCTGTCCGAGGCGGGCCTGCTGGAAGAGCTCTAG
- a CDS encoding glycosyltransferase family 87 protein has protein sequence MIGAVGAWTARLRSLLRSREGLFACRPAVVTLAALSCFLLTVPLTIGKPGQPPTLKADEPAYYLMALSLARDFDLLYQPADGDRLLEEFPFASTHNLILMTSDGWDTAHYGKPLPYPLFAAPFAALFGANGMVFLNMALFVAMVWLAAVFLARRTAPATAAAFACGLLLLSACSRYVFWLQPEVFNMFGVFGALYWGFRHRRRAWWLSALSGVLLALPTYNKPMFAAIALPLAGAYLLRRQWRTAAVWTAGFAVTLALLAGMSQRMTGQLLPYLGSDVRAAVRVCEPGGWPAEIVEARRIAAGEEPATGEAAEALVIPESPTGNAFTWLFRIPRQSVGEVVENVKYFLIGRHAGLLPYHPFAGIALALFLVGGRRDRDRWLLLAALVVVAGYFLLFIGWNWQGGGGFIGNRYFVSLMPAFLFLVPGRIPPWTVPTGFFAAGLFAGAMVLAPFGVTVPAPTLQAHTRNAPLRYLPFEFSLRNVPGYERRGVAGMTVLGRADRVLARGGSWWVAARGPSELFIESRHRFDSLVLSVTSPVAGNRVRLKLDGGPPVYLEFFQADERMRVTLTSRKPHKVRRRDGHRSYVHRVRVETTGGAPTKWTRVRPPAPCAVYAWNRETEETFYLGAELRILGSEEHLGADVFAARIGTVGLVPSTLGAGAEIQLPVGVTNESTVTWQRQGGVGVNLGSRWRRGIAGPEDEGVDPGPQVGPEGRRSLLPDMSPGAFETIMLPVRAPDEPGDYTLEIDLVYEQVAWFASRGVAPLRLPVRVGEP, from the coding sequence GTGATCGGAGCAGTCGGAGCGTGGACCGCGCGGCTCCGGTCACTGCTCCGGAGCCGCGAAGGGCTGTTCGCCTGCCGGCCCGCGGTCGTGACCCTGGCCGCGCTGAGCTGCTTCCTGCTCACCGTCCCCCTGACGATCGGCAAACCCGGTCAGCCGCCGACGCTCAAGGCCGACGAGCCGGCCTACTACCTGATGGCGCTGAGCCTCGCCCGCGACTTCGACCTGCTCTACCAGCCGGCCGACGGCGACCGGTTGCTGGAGGAGTTCCCCTTCGCCTCCACCCACAACCTCATCCTGATGACCTCCGACGGCTGGGACACGGCGCACTACGGAAAGCCGCTTCCCTACCCGCTGTTCGCCGCGCCCTTCGCGGCGCTCTTCGGGGCCAACGGGATGGTGTTCCTCAACATGGCCCTGTTCGTCGCCATGGTGTGGCTGGCCGCCGTCTTCCTGGCCCGCCGCACCGCGCCCGCGACCGCCGCCGCGTTCGCCTGCGGCCTGCTGCTGCTCTCGGCCTGCTCCCGCTACGTGTTCTGGCTGCAGCCCGAGGTGTTCAACATGTTCGGCGTCTTCGGCGCGCTGTACTGGGGCTTCAGGCATCGCCGCCGGGCCTGGTGGCTGAGCGCCCTGTCCGGGGTGCTGCTGGCGCTGCCGACCTACAACAAGCCGATGTTCGCCGCGATCGCCCTGCCACTCGCCGGCGCGTACCTGCTGCGCCGGCAGTGGCGCACGGCCGCGGTCTGGACGGCCGGCTTCGCGGTGACCCTGGCCCTCCTGGCGGGGATGTCCCAACGGATGACGGGCCAGCTTCTGCCCTACCTCGGGTCCGACGTGCGGGCCGCCGTGCGGGTGTGCGAACCGGGAGGCTGGCCGGCCGAGATCGTCGAGGCGCGGCGGATCGCCGCCGGCGAGGAACCCGCAACCGGGGAAGCCGCCGAGGCGTTGGTCATTCCGGAATCTCCGACCGGCAACGCCTTCACGTGGCTGTTCCGCATTCCGCGCCAGTCGGTCGGTGAGGTGGTCGAGAACGTCAAGTACTTCCTGATCGGCCGGCACGCGGGACTGCTGCCGTACCACCCGTTCGCCGGCATCGCCCTGGCCCTGTTCCTGGTCGGCGGCCGCCGCGACCGCGACCGCTGGCTGCTGCTCGCGGCGCTCGTCGTGGTGGCGGGCTACTTCCTGCTCTTCATCGGCTGGAACTGGCAGGGGGGCGGGGGCTTCATCGGCAACCGCTACTTCGTGAGCCTGATGCCGGCGTTCCTGTTCCTGGTGCCCGGCCGGATCCCCCCCTGGACCGTGCCGACCGGCTTCTTCGCCGCCGGGCTGTTCGCCGGAGCGATGGTCCTCGCGCCCTTCGGCGTCACCGTTCCCGCGCCGACGCTGCAGGCGCACACCCGCAACGCGCCGCTTCGCTACCTGCCGTTCGAGTTCTCGCTGCGCAACGTTCCCGGCTACGAACGGAGGGGAGTCGCCGGCATGACGGTTCTGGGCAGAGCCGACCGGGTGCTGGCGCGGGGCGGCTCCTGGTGGGTCGCCGCTCGCGGTCCGAGCGAGCTCTTCATCGAGTCCCGGCACCGGTTCGACAGCCTCGTGCTCTCCGTCACTTCGCCGGTCGCGGGAAACCGTGTCCGTCTGAAGCTCGACGGCGGCCCGCCGGTCTATCTCGAGTTCTTCCAGGCCGACGAACGAATGCGAGTCACGCTGACCTCCCGGAAGCCGCACAAGGTAAGGCGGCGGGACGGTCACCGCAGCTACGTTCATCGTGTGCGTGTCGAGACGACGGGCGGGGCGCCGACGAAGTGGACCAGGGTCCGGCCGCCCGCGCCCTGCGCGGTCTACGCCTGGAACCGGGAGACCGAGGAGACCTTCTACCTCGGCGCCGAACTGCGCATCCTGGGCAGCGAGGAGCACCTGGGAGCGGATGTCTTCGCGGCCCGGATCGGCACCGTGGGCCTCGTGCCGTCGACCCTCGGCGCCGGCGCCGAGATCCAGCTCCCCGTGGGAGTGACGAACGAGTCGACCGTGACGTGGCAGCGCCAGGGAGGCGTCGGAGTCAACCTTGGTTCCCGCTGGCGCCGGGGCATCGCCGGGCCCGAAGACGAGGGCGTGGATCCCGGCCCCCAGGTCGGCCCGGAGGGGCGGCGCAGCCTGCTGCCGGACATGAGCCCGGGCGCCTTCGAGACGATCATGCTGCCGGTCCGCGCCCCGGACGAACCCGGCGACTACACGCTGGAGATCGACCTCGTGTACGAACAGGTCGCGTGGTTCGCGAGCCGCGGCGTCGCGCCGTTACGGCTGCCGGTTCGGGTCGGGGAGCCCTGA
- a CDS encoding SDR family NAD(P)-dependent oxidoreductase: MAGATGAIGGAVARLLAAEGASLVLLGRNDARLRATAAQLAGRAGEIRTVAGDLTETAAVDAAGVEAESFGGGIDLLVHAAGAFRAGPFETAPAGDLQVQLAVNVHAPYLLTRRLLPGLRHSRGLVVFVNSTAGLAAGAGSAAYAASKHALRALADSLRAEANADGVRVLSVYPGRTRSRMQEEVCRSLGQRYDAERFLDPGDVAAAIVEAAALPPSAEMVDLRLRPAAKPRL; encoded by the coding sequence GTGGCCGGAGCCACTGGGGCGATCGGCGGCGCGGTGGCCCGCCTGCTGGCGGCTGAGGGCGCCTCCCTCGTGCTCCTGGGCCGGAACGATGCGCGTCTTCGGGCAACGGCCGCCCAACTCGCGGGTCGCGCGGGGGAGATCCGCACGGTCGCCGGCGACCTGACCGAAACCGCGGCGGTCGACGCGGCCGGGGTGGAGGCGGAGTCGTTCGGCGGCGGGATCGACCTCCTCGTCCATGCCGCTGGAGCCTTCCGGGCGGGCCCCTTCGAAACGGCGCCGGCGGGCGACCTGCAGGTCCAGCTCGCGGTCAACGTGCACGCTCCGTACCTCCTGACCCGGCGGTTGCTCCCGGGTCTCCGGCACAGCCGGGGCCTGGTCGTGTTCGTTAACTCGACGGCGGGACTGGCGGCCGGCGCGGGAAGCGCCGCGTATGCGGCCAGCAAGCACGCATTGAGGGCTCTGGCGGATTCCCTTCGCGCCGAGGCGAACGCGGACGGCGTCAGGGTGCTGAGCGTCTATCCGGGCCGTACCCGGAGCCGCATGCAGGAGGAGGTCTGCCGCAGCCTGGGCCAGCGCTACGACGCGGAGCGCTTCCTCGATCCGGGCGACGTGGCGGCGGCGATCGTCGAGGCGGCGGCTCTGCCGCCGTCGGCCGAGATGGTCGACCTCCGGCTCCGGCCGGCGGCCAAGCCGCGGCTTTAG
- a CDS encoding sulfatase: MRRRPAAKTRIAGCALAVGALIAGCSEAPPAHRGPIVLITIDALRADLVGTGLMPHLDRLAEDADWAGTAITSSSWTVPSMASLFVGRQPWRHGGWHGARAALPDDLPTLPEILRDLGFRNAAFRSNPWLTRDYGYVRGFERFGPVSRMERVTGVLRGLDGGPQFVWMHVLPPHAPYRLHAPYLDRLSAPRDDLPARIGPLEMRRFADPAIPLDPDQRERAWQLYQLNAAHADAQVGAMLEALRESGHMDDALIAVTSDHGEEFGENGQVLHGNSLHRVLIEVPLIVKLPAGWPRPLDPGPVVANYRLFSTLIEAAGGAPPPGSPPSLFTPSDAGALSELYLGNGTNEVSLVEEGRQLVWESRFAPAEERYYDAMLVLADGEPSAPLAEEPEELLARLERRFESAPPLMGALGTRPRLEAFEWSADGTVRPAPAEDDFTRRLQSRWQAANGVDRPTLLAERGEPEITPEEMERLKALGYVVTSPRERAP; this comes from the coding sequence ATGAGGCGACGCCCCGCCGCGAAGACCCGCATTGCCGGTTGCGCCCTGGCAGTCGGAGCGCTCATCGCCGGCTGTTCCGAGGCGCCGCCGGCCCATCGCGGGCCGATCGTCCTGATCACGATCGACGCGCTGCGCGCCGATCTGGTCGGGACCGGCCTGATGCCCCACCTCGACCGTCTCGCGGAGGACGCGGACTGGGCCGGCACCGCGATCACCAGTTCGAGCTGGACGGTGCCGTCCATGGCGTCGCTCTTCGTCGGACGGCAACCCTGGCGGCATGGCGGTTGGCACGGCGCGCGGGCGGCTCTTCCGGACGATCTGCCCACCCTGCCGGAGATCCTTCGCGACCTCGGCTTCCGCAACGCCGCCTTCCGGTCGAACCCCTGGCTGACCAGGGATTACGGCTACGTTCGCGGTTTCGAACGCTTCGGCCCGGTTTCCCGGATGGAGCGGGTGACCGGGGTCCTTCGGGGCCTCGACGGCGGACCCCAGTTCGTCTGGATGCATGTGCTGCCGCCCCACGCGCCCTACCGGCTCCACGCCCCCTATCTCGACCGCCTGTCCGCGCCGCGCGACGACCTGCCGGCGCGGATCGGCCCGCTGGAGATGAGGCGGTTCGCCGATCCGGCGATCCCACTCGATCCCGACCAGAGGGAGCGCGCCTGGCAGCTCTACCAGCTCAACGCGGCCCATGCCGACGCCCAGGTCGGCGCGATGCTGGAAGCGCTGCGCGAAAGCGGCCACATGGACGATGCCCTGATCGCCGTGACCTCCGACCACGGCGAGGAGTTCGGCGAGAACGGACAGGTCCTGCACGGCAACAGCCTGCACCGCGTGCTGATCGAGGTGCCGCTGATCGTCAAGCTGCCGGCCGGCTGGCCGCGGCCGCTCGACCCGGGTCCGGTGGTCGCCAACTACCGCCTCTTCTCCACCCTGATCGAGGCCGCGGGAGGGGCGCCGCCGCCCGGCAGTCCACCGAGCCTGTTTACGCCGAGCGATGCCGGAGCGCTGTCCGAGCTCTATCTGGGCAACGGCACGAACGAGGTCTCCCTGGTCGAGGAGGGGCGCCAACTGGTGTGGGAGAGCCGGTTCGCTCCGGCCGAGGAGCGCTACTACGACGCGATGCTGGTGCTCGCCGACGGCGAACCGTCGGCGCCGCTGGCGGAGGAGCCGGAGGAACTCCTGGCCCGGCTCGAGCGGCGGTTCGAGTCAGCGCCGCCGCTGATGGGCGCACTCGGCACCCGGCCGCGACTCGAGGCGTTCGAGTGGTCCGCCGACGGCACCGTGCGGCCGGCTCCCGCCGAGGACGACTTCACGCGCCGCCTGCAGAGTCGCTGGCAGGCGGCGAACGGCGTCGACCGGCCCACCCTGCTCGCCGAACGCGGTGAACCGGAGATCACACCGGAGGAGATGGAGCGCCTGAAGGCGCTGGGGTACGTCGTGACGTCGCCGCGCGAGCGAGCACCCTAA